One Sus scrofa isolate TJ Tabasco breed Duroc chromosome 1, Sscrofa11.1, whole genome shotgun sequence DNA segment encodes these proteins:
- the C1H18orf54 gene encoding lung adenoma susceptibility protein 2 isoform X5, with product MGKDNLVTPVVYTNVNGKQCGRLKNPKLVNKANKCVSVPSLYFSKKSSFRDSSEHSLEKNYPRWLTSQKSDLNVSGITSIPDFKYPVWLYNQDLLPDTNSQRISKIFEEDQYSPRHSYQAQRTSRLMNKLGCFEYSFEPSNISHSLSDKRLVNEYRCDCEHSQCQCENPLLPGSKKPFSGDKIELLILKAKSNLEHCTEELPKSMKKDDSPCSLDKLEAERSWENIPVTFKSPVPVNSDDSPQQTSKAKYAKEFLEDFLNNDNQSCTLSGGKHHGPVEALKQMLFNLQAVQESFSQNKTTEPKGEIKQVSEDDFSKLQLKESMVPITRSLQKALHHLSRLRDLVDDTSGKQSPKM from the exons ATGGGCAAAGATAACTTAGTTACTCCAGTTGTATACACAAATGTAAATGGAAAGCAATGCGGTAGGCTGAAAAACCCAAAACTTGTGAATAAGGCTAATAAATGTGTTTCTGTaccatctttatatttttccaagaaaTCATCTTTTAGGGACAGTTCAGAACACAGTCTTGAAAAGAATTACCCAAGATGGCTAACTAGCCAGAAATCGGACCTTAATGTTTCAGGGATAACTAGTATACCTGATTTCAAATACCCAGTCTGGCTCTACAATCAAGACTTACTACCTGATACAAATAGTCAAaggatttctaaaatatttgaagaagatCAGTATTCCCCTAGACATAGTTACCAGGCACAAAGAACTTCTCGGCTAATGAATAAATTAGGTTGCTTTGAATATTCTTTTGAACCCTCAAACATTTCGCATTCCTTGAGTGATAAAAGATTAgttaatgaatatagatgtgaTTGTGAACATAGCCAGTGTCAGTGTGAGAATCCACTTCTCCCAGGATCCAAAAAGCCATTCAGtg gtgACAAAATTGAATTGCTTATCCTGAAGGCCAAGAGCAATCTAGAGCATTGTACTGAAGAATTACCGAAGTCTATGAAAAAGGATGATAGTCCTTGCTCATTAGATAAACTTGAAGCAGAAAGATCATGGGAAAATATTCCTGTCACTTT CAAATCTCCTGTTCCTGTTAATTCTGATGATAGTCCTCAACAAACTTCAAAGGCAAAATATGCTAAAGAATTCCTTGAagactttttaaataatgataatcAG AGCTGTACTCTCTCTGGAGGGAAGCATCATGGTCCAGTTGAAGCCCTGAAGCAAATGTTATTTAATCTTCAAGCAGTGCAAGAAAGTTTTAGTCAGAATAAAACCACAGAGCCGAAGGGAGAGATTAAACAA GTTTCAGAAGATGATTTCTCTAAATTACAACTGAAGGAAAGTATGGTTCCTATTACTAGGTCACTTCAAAA GGCTTTGCACCATTTATCTCGCCTGAGAGACCTGGTTGATGATACCAGTGGGAAACAGTCACCGaaaatgtga